In Phenylobacterium koreense, one DNA window encodes the following:
- a CDS encoding ArsR/SmtB family transcription factor produces the protein MLYKHNMSSDAESERVFKALSSPTRRRILDEIKDRPLTTGDLCARFPGLDRCTVMQHLRVLEAADLVIPRREGRERWNHLNALPIKHIHDRWIGPYAARATDMLDRLKADLEA, from the coding sequence ATGTTATATAAACATAACATGTCAAGCGACGCCGAATCAGAGCGCGTTTTCAAAGCCTTGTCCTCGCCGACGCGGCGCCGGATCCTGGACGAGATCAAGGACCGGCCACTCACCACCGGCGACCTCTGCGCGCGCTTTCCCGGGCTCGACCGGTGCACCGTGATGCAGCACCTGAGGGTGCTGGAGGCCGCCGACCTGGTGATCCCCCGCCGCGAGGGCCGCGAGCGCTGGAACCATCTGAACGCCCTGCCCATCAAGCACATCCACGACCGCTGGATCGGCCCCTATGCGGCCCGCGCCACCGACATGCTCGACCGCCTGAAGGCCGACCTGGAAGCCTGA
- a CDS encoding TonB-dependent receptor, translating to MPADLPPTVDAVIVEAARLPASPSERAFSILTLEGEAIATAPRLDEALTATPGVQLFRRTSSQASNPTTQGISVRSIAGSGASRALVTLDGVPQNDPFGGWVLWTGLPPIAVEQARVVRGAGAGPYGAGALTGSIQLQERTSVPRGGEYEVYGGERGLVGGAAAGAVGDVFAAVAAERSDGWIPMGEGRGAADAELYYRGLSGALRWTPKLAGRELALRLSGFQEKRGAGIVGADSRAAGATASATLADAAEGEELGWRAQAWAKRSDLENRSAAVAAGRIGTTPANEQYATPAVGYGFNAALRRDRAVGGWELGADARLFDGETRENYRYMGGAFTRGRIAGGTQSVVGIYGEAYRNAGPWLLTAGARLDRWATFDGHRREWDLASGAATLDNRPQDRDGWLPTGRVGARYDAGSSLYLRGAAYAGFRPATLNELYRPFRVGNDVTEANAELSPEKLYGIEFGLGSEGPWRWDVTVFANRLDGAIANVTIGFGEGTFPIAGFIPAGGVLRQRQNAGHVDAYGVEAQIERRWERASVRLAGAYTDAEVDGGSAAPQLTGLRPAQTPRLTASAEGTWRPTPRLNLRAAARYEGDRWDDDLNTRRLSAGTQVNLRADWTVSRNVTLYAAAENLFDAEIETAETGDGLESFDQPRTVRAGLILRR from the coding sequence ATGCCCGCAGACCTGCCGCCGACCGTGGACGCCGTCATCGTCGAAGCCGCGCGCCTGCCGGCGTCTCCCAGCGAGCGGGCCTTCTCGATCCTGACCCTGGAGGGCGAGGCGATCGCCACCGCACCGCGGCTGGACGAGGCCCTGACCGCGACGCCGGGCGTGCAGCTCTTCCGGCGCACTTCCAGCCAGGCCTCCAACCCGACCACCCAGGGCATCAGCGTCCGTTCGATCGCCGGCTCCGGCGCCAGCCGCGCCCTCGTCACCCTGGACGGCGTGCCCCAAAACGATCCCTTCGGCGGCTGGGTGCTCTGGACGGGCCTGCCGCCGATCGCGGTGGAACAGGCACGCGTCGTGCGTGGTGCAGGGGCGGGGCCTTACGGCGCCGGCGCCCTGACCGGCAGCATCCAGCTACAGGAGCGCACCAGCGTTCCGCGCGGCGGCGAGTACGAGGTCTATGGCGGCGAGCGGGGGCTCGTCGGAGGGGCGGCGGCCGGAGCCGTCGGCGATGTCTTTGCGGCGGTGGCGGCCGAGCGCAGCGATGGCTGGATCCCTATGGGCGAGGGCCGCGGGGCGGCCGATGCGGAGCTCTACTACCGGGGCCTGTCGGGCGCGCTGCGCTGGACGCCGAAACTGGCGGGGCGGGAGCTGGCCCTGCGGCTTTCGGGTTTCCAGGAGAAGCGGGGGGCGGGGATCGTCGGCGCCGACTCCCGCGCCGCTGGAGCGACGGCCTCGGCGACCCTGGCCGACGCGGCGGAGGGCGAGGAGCTGGGCTGGCGGGCGCAGGCCTGGGCCAAGCGGTCGGATCTGGAGAACCGTTCGGCGGCGGTGGCGGCTGGGCGCATCGGGACGACACCGGCCAACGAGCAATATGCGACGCCGGCCGTCGGCTACGGCTTCAACGCCGCCCTGCGTCGCGACCGGGCGGTGGGCGGCTGGGAGCTGGGCGCCGACGCTCGCCTCTTCGACGGCGAGACCCGGGAGAACTACCGCTACATGGGCGGCGCGTTCACGCGCGGGCGCATCGCCGGCGGGACCCAATCGGTGGTCGGGATTTACGGCGAGGCCTATCGCAACGCCGGCCCGTGGCTACTGACCGCCGGGGCGCGGCTGGATCGCTGGGCGACCTTCGATGGCCACCGGCGCGAGTGGGATCTGGCGAGCGGAGCTGCGACCCTGGACAATCGCCCACAGGATCGCGACGGCTGGCTGCCGACCGGTCGGGTGGGCGCCCGGTACGATGCGGGATCGAGCTTGTATCTGCGCGGCGCGGCCTATGCGGGCTTCCGGCCGGCCACCCTGAACGAGCTCTACCGTCCGTTCCGTGTCGGTAACGACGTGACCGAGGCCAATGCCGAGCTGTCGCCGGAAAAGCTGTATGGGATCGAGTTCGGCCTGGGTTCGGAAGGGCCCTGGCGTTGGGACGTCACGGTCTTCGCCAACCGCCTGGACGGGGCCATCGCCAATGTCACCATCGGCTTCGGGGAGGGGACCTTCCCGATCGCCGGCTTCATTCCGGCGGGCGGGGTGCTGCGCCAGCGCCAGAACGCCGGCCACGTGGACGCCTATGGGGTGGAGGCCCAGATCGAGCGGCGCTGGGAGCGCGCCTCCGTGCGGCTGGCCGGCGCCTATACCGACGCCGAGGTGGACGGCGGCTCGGCTGCGCCGCAGCTCACTGGCCTGCGGCCGGCCCAGACGCCCCGACTGACGGCGAGCGCCGAGGGGACCTGGCGGCCGACCCCGCGGCTGAACCTGCGGGCGGCGGCGCGCTACGAGGGCGACCGCTGGGACGACGACCTCAACACCCGCAGGCTGTCGGCGGGGACCCAGGTCAATCTGCGGGCCGACTGGACGGTGTCGCGCAATGTCACGCTATACGCCGCGGCCGAGAACCTGTTCGACGCCGAGATCGAGACGGCCGAGACCGGCGACGGCCTGGAGAGTTTCGACCAGCCGCGGACGGTGCGGGCGGGCCTGATCCTGCGGCGTTAG
- a CDS encoding M28 family metallopeptidase, whose amino-acid sequence MSKRLSLALLLTAMSAAPAMAADAADLWWSHVETLAGPQFEGRQAGSAGYDRAAAYAEGQFKSFGLQPAGTDGYLQPIRFKVQKVLAESSRAALVTNGQEQPLQIGPDLLLSARTPQPKAIEAPLVFIGYGLHLPEAGYDDFARQDLKGKVAVYVNGGPGDISAALKAHSRGSETWRAAQAAGAVGLIALPTPKSMDVPWERQMQNAAQPGMYPVEAGLGEVRGSAFSASFNPARAEKLFAASGHSFAEVLALADAAKPIDGFDLKTALKAEVAMEVSEVSSANVVARLPGSDPKLAAQNVVVTAHLDHLGLNTTGQGPAYYAGALDNGAGVASVLEIARSLSTTKPKRSVLFVLVTGEEKGLLGSKYFAGKPSVPASSIVADLNMDMALPLWKFDSVLMYGVDESTLGDTARKVAGAANLEVVSDPYPDRNSFIRSDQYSFIRAGVPALAFKFGFKPDTPQAAIEKEWRAARYHALADDLTQPVEKAEAVKFNAFLGELILAVADAPERPKWKDTSFFKRFAR is encoded by the coding sequence TTGTCCAAGCGCCTGTCCCTCGCCCTGCTGCTTACCGCGATGTCCGCCGCGCCGGCGATGGCGGCCGACGCCGCCGACCTCTGGTGGTCGCATGTCGAGACGCTGGCCGGGCCGCAGTTCGAGGGGCGCCAGGCCGGCAGCGCCGGGTACGACCGGGCAGCCGCCTATGCGGAGGGCCAGTTCAAGTCCTTCGGCCTGCAGCCGGCCGGAACCGACGGCTACCTGCAGCCGATCCGGTTCAAGGTCCAGAAGGTGCTGGCCGAGAGCTCCCGCGCCGCCCTGGTGACGAACGGCCAGGAACAGCCGTTGCAGATCGGGCCGGACCTGCTGCTCAGCGCCCGCACCCCACAGCCGAAGGCGATCGAGGCGCCGCTGGTGTTCATCGGCTATGGCCTGCACCTGCCGGAGGCCGGCTATGACGACTTCGCCCGACAAGACCTGAAGGGGAAGGTCGCGGTCTATGTGAACGGCGGGCCGGGCGACATCTCGGCGGCGCTGAAGGCCCACTCCCGCGGCTCGGAGACCTGGCGCGCGGCCCAGGCCGCCGGGGCGGTGGGGCTGATCGCCCTGCCGACTCCGAAGTCGATGGACGTCCCCTGGGAGCGGCAGATGCAGAACGCCGCCCAGCCGGGCATGTACCCGGTCGAGGCGGGCCTGGGCGAGGTGCGGGGCAGCGCCTTTTCCGCCAGCTTCAATCCGGCCCGGGCCGAGAAGCTCTTCGCCGCCTCGGGCCACAGTTTCGCCGAGGTGCTCGCCCTGGCCGACGCCGCCAAGCCGATCGACGGCTTCGACCTGAAGACCGCGCTGAAGGCGGAAGTGGCGATGGAGGTGTCGGAGGTCTCCTCGGCCAATGTCGTGGCGCGGCTGCCCGGCTCGGACCCCAAGCTGGCGGCGCAGAACGTGGTGGTCACCGCGCACCTCGATCACCTGGGACTGAACACGACGGGGCAGGGGCCGGCCTACTATGCCGGCGCGCTCGACAATGGCGCGGGCGTCGCCTCGGTTCTGGAGATCGCCCGCAGCCTCTCGACGACGAAGCCGAAGCGCTCGGTGCTGTTCGTGCTGGTGACCGGCGAGGAAAAGGGCCTGCTGGGCTCGAAGTACTTCGCCGGCAAGCCCAGCGTGCCGGCCAGCTCCATCGTCGCCGACCTCAACATGGACATGGCCCTGCCGCTCTGGAAGTTCGACTCGGTGCTGATGTACGGCGTCGACGAGAGCACGCTCGGCGACACCGCCCGCAAGGTGGCGGGCGCGGCGAACCTGGAGGTGGTTTCCGACCCCTATCCGGACCGCAACTCGTTCATCCGCTCGGACCAGTACAGCTTCATCCGCGCCGGCGTCCCGGCCCTGGCCTTCAAGTTCGGCTTCAAGCCGGACACGCCCCAGGCGGCTATCGAGAAGGAATGGCGGGCCGCCCGTTACCACGCCCTGGCCGACGATCTCACCCAGCCGGTCGAGAAGGCCGAGGCGGTGAAGTTCAACGCCTTCCTGGGCGAGCTGATCCTCGCCGTGGCCGACGCGCCGGAGCGGCCGAAGTGGAAGGACACCAGCTTCTTCAAGCGGTTCGCGCGGTAG
- the phnD gene encoding phosphate/phosphite/phosphonate ABC transporter substrate-binding protein: protein MITRRLGLVAALALSLAGCGQKPEPKASAPQVVNFSIISAESRQTQMADWGPFLADMEKAVGLPVKPFFGSNYTALIEAMRFKQTDVGWFSNQSGLEAVRRANGEVFARTVNPSGHDGYQSVIIVKKGSGITLDRLLKCDRSLNFGMGDAKSTSGTLAPMTFLFAPRNVDPNTCFKTVRSANHETNLFSVGSGLLDAATNNTASMGRMAMLNTDMAKNTLANVQVIWTSPTIPEDPMIRRKDLDPALKAKIDAFIFSYGVGEGPEAQRQRKILERIQTLPFKHADDSHLLPVREMEAAGQLIQARSKGDQAGVKAAAAELAKIAAERKALPAS from the coding sequence ATGATCACGCGTCGCCTGGGCCTCGTCGCGGCCCTCGCCCTCTCACTGGCCGGCTGCGGCCAGAAGCCGGAACCGAAGGCGAGCGCGCCGCAGGTGGTGAACTTCTCGATCATCTCGGCCGAGAGCCGCCAGACCCAGATGGCCGACTGGGGTCCTTTCCTGGCCGACATGGAAAAGGCCGTGGGCCTGCCGGTGAAGCCGTTCTTCGGCTCCAACTACACGGCGCTGATCGAGGCCATGCGCTTCAAGCAGACCGATGTGGGCTGGTTCTCCAACCAGTCCGGCCTGGAGGCGGTGCGGCGGGCGAACGGCGAGGTCTTCGCCCGAACCGTGAATCCCTCGGGCCATGACGGCTACCAGTCGGTGATCATCGTCAAGAAGGGCTCGGGGATCACGCTCGACCGGCTGCTCAAGTGCGACCGCAGCCTGAACTTCGGCATGGGCGACGCCAAGTCGACCTCCGGGACCCTGGCGCCCATGACCTTCCTGTTCGCGCCCCGAAACGTCGATCCGAACACCTGCTTCAAGACCGTCCGCTCGGCCAACCACGAGACCAACCTGTTCTCGGTGGGCTCGGGCCTGCTGGACGCGGCCACCAACAACACCGCCTCGATGGGGCGGATGGCCATGCTGAACACCGACATGGCCAAGAACACCCTGGCCAACGTCCAGGTGATCTGGACCTCGCCGACCATTCCCGAGGACCCGATGATCCGCCGCAAGGACCTGGACCCGGCGCTCAAGGCCAAGATCGACGCCTTCATCTTCTCCTATGGAGTCGGCGAAGGGCCGGAAGCGCAGCGCCAGCGCAAGATCCTGGAACGCATCCAGACCCTGCCCTTCAAGCATGCCGACGACAGCCACCTGCTGCCGGTTCGCGAAATGGAAGCCGCCGGCCAGCTCATCCAGGCCCGGAGCAAGGGCGACCAGGCCGGCGTGAAGGCGGCCGCAGCCGAACTCGCCAAGATCGCCGCCGAACGAAAGGCCCTTCCGGCTTCCTGA
- the glcF gene encoding glycolate oxidase subunit GlcF, whose product MQTSFSPEQLADPDNASSEKIIRTCVHCGFCTATCPTYLLLGDELDSPRGRIYLMKEMLEKGGPPSPRTVEHVDRCLSCLSCMTTCPSGVNYMHLVDHARAYIEAHHVRPWPERLLRNLLAGLLPDRAGFRAALRLAQATRPLHGLLPGRLKGMAAMAPARLPGRDVAEAPRVFPAEGQRRMRVALLAGCVQPVLAPEINGAAIRLLNRLGAEVVVFAGSGCCGALPHHLGKADQARALASANIAAWRGELDDLDAIVVTASGCGTSVKDYGFLFREDAELAADAAQVSALARDVSEVLAMLEPPGGPAPMGLTVAYHSACSLQHGQGVSEAPKALLRAAGFTVVEPREAHICCGSAGTYNLLQPELAGALRDRKVANLSATRPDVIASGNIGCLTQIAGGTEIPVVHTVELLDWAMGGPRPAALSSR is encoded by the coding sequence ATGCAGACCAGCTTCAGCCCCGAGCAACTGGCCGACCCGGACAACGCCTCGTCCGAGAAGATCATCCGCACCTGCGTCCACTGCGGGTTCTGCACGGCGACCTGCCCGACCTACCTGCTGCTGGGCGACGAACTCGATAGCCCGCGTGGGCGCATCTATCTGATGAAGGAGATGCTGGAGAAGGGCGGGCCGCCCTCGCCGCGGACGGTCGAGCACGTGGACCGCTGCCTCTCGTGTCTCTCCTGCATGACCACCTGCCCGTCGGGCGTGAACTACATGCACCTGGTGGACCATGCCCGGGCCTATATCGAGGCGCACCACGTGCGGCCCTGGCCGGAGCGTCTGCTGCGCAACCTGCTGGCGGGGCTGTTGCCGGACCGGGCGGGCTTCCGGGCTGCGCTGCGCCTGGCGCAGGCGACGCGGCCGCTGCACGGCCTGCTGCCCGGCCGGCTGAAGGGCATGGCGGCCATGGCCCCGGCGCGCCTGCCGGGGCGCGACGTCGCCGAAGCGCCGCGGGTGTTTCCGGCTGAGGGCCAGCGACGGATGCGGGTGGCGCTGCTGGCCGGCTGCGTCCAGCCGGTGCTGGCGCCGGAGATCAACGGGGCGGCGATCCGACTGCTGAACCGCCTGGGGGCGGAGGTCGTGGTGTTCGCAGGCTCCGGCTGCTGCGGGGCGCTGCCGCATCACCTGGGCAAGGCCGACCAGGCCCGCGCCCTGGCGAGCGCCAACATCGCCGCCTGGCGTGGCGAGTTGGACGATCTGGACGCCATCGTCGTCACCGCCTCGGGCTGCGGGACCAGCGTCAAGGACTATGGCTTCCTGTTCCGCGAGGACGCCGAGCTGGCCGCCGATGCGGCGCAGGTCTCGGCCCTGGCGCGGGACGTCAGCGAGGTCCTGGCCATGCTGGAGCCGCCCGGCGGACCGGCGCCCATGGGGCTGACGGTCGCCTATCATTCGGCCTGCTCGCTGCAGCACGGCCAGGGGGTGAGCGAGGCGCCCAAGGCCCTGCTCAGGGCGGCGGGTTTCACGGTGGTCGAGCCGCGGGAGGCGCATATCTGCTGCGGCTCGGCCGGCACCTACAACCTACTGCAGCCGGAGCTGGCCGGCGCCCTGCGCGATCGCAAGGTGGCGAACCTCTCGGCGACCAGGCCCGACGTCATCGCCAGCGGCAATATCGGCTGCCTGACCCAGATCGCCGGCGGGACGGAGATCCCGGTGGTCCATACGGTCGAGCTGCTGGACTGGGCGATGGGCGGGCCCAGGCCAGCGGCGCTGAGTTCGAGGTAG
- a CDS encoding lysine--tRNA ligase, producing the protein MSDTSLQNLSLRGLSAQAREAKSWPFEQARILLDRILKLRLTDAERDLAASLIGQGKGDEAVATFPALNQPVVFQCGFGASGLPHMGTFGEAARPTMVRTAFRALTEDAIPTKLIVFSDDMDGLRKIPENVPNREMLEEDRDKPVSAVRDPFGEYESFAAHNNARLRAFLDGFGFDYEFMSSTETYKSGRFDDVLLKILARFDAIQGVMLPTLGEERRATYSPFLPVSPTSGRVLQAPTLSRDVEKGTITFPDEDGTPTEVPVTGGHVKLQWRPDWAARWYALGVDFEASGKDLVDSVRVSNKLVRVLGGTPPEAFHYELFMDENNQKISKSKGNGLTMEEWLRYGAPESLAYYMYQSPKSAKRLYFDVIPKATDEYLQQLDAFNRVRAQSDTPAIDNPAWHVHRGAPPEKGSPLSFSLLLNLVSAADASTKEILWAFISRYMPGATPETEPMLDRLVGYAINYYEDFVKPSKKFRSPDAKERAAMEDLVVRFKALPADADAEVIQNEVFEAGKAAGFEPLRAWFQALYEVLLGQSQGPRFGSFAAIFGLERTVALIESALAGELVAA; encoded by the coding sequence ATGTCCGACACCTCGCTCCAGAACCTCTCCCTGCGCGGCCTTTCAGCCCAGGCCCGCGAAGCGAAAAGCTGGCCTTTCGAACAGGCCCGCATCCTGCTGGACCGCATCCTGAAACTGCGGCTGACCGACGCCGAGCGCGACCTGGCCGCCAGCCTGATCGGCCAGGGCAAGGGCGACGAGGCGGTCGCCACCTTTCCGGCGCTGAACCAGCCGGTGGTCTTCCAGTGCGGCTTCGGGGCCTCGGGCCTGCCGCACATGGGCACCTTCGGCGAGGCCGCGCGCCCGACCATGGTGCGCACCGCCTTCCGCGCCCTGACCGAGGACGCCATCCCGACCAAGCTGATCGTCTTCTCCGACGACATGGACGGCTTGCGGAAGATTCCCGAGAACGTGCCCAACCGCGAGATGCTGGAAGAGGACCGCGACAAGCCGGTCTCGGCCGTGCGCGACCCGTTCGGCGAGTACGAAAGCTTCGCGGCCCACAACAACGCCCGCCTGCGCGCCTTTCTTGACGGCTTCGGCTTCGACTACGAGTTCATGTCGTCGACGGAGACCTACAAGTCCGGCCGGTTCGACGACGTGCTGCTGAAGATCCTGGCGCGGTTCGACGCCATCCAGGGCGTCATGCTGCCGACCCTGGGCGAGGAGCGCCGCGCCACCTATTCGCCGTTCCTGCCGGTCAGCCCGACCTCGGGCCGGGTGCTGCAGGCGCCGACCCTGTCGCGCGACGTGGAGAAGGGGACCATCACCTTCCCCGACGAGGACGGGACGCCGACCGAGGTTCCGGTCACCGGCGGCCATGTGAAGCTGCAGTGGCGCCCGGACTGGGCCGCCCGCTGGTATGCGCTGGGCGTCGATTTCGAGGCTTCCGGCAAGGACCTCGTGGACTCCGTCCGGGTCTCGAACAAGCTGGTGCGGGTGCTGGGCGGAACGCCGCCGGAGGCCTTCCACTACGAACTCTTCATGGACGAGAACAACCAGAAGATCTCCAAGTCCAAGGGCAACGGCCTGACCATGGAGGAGTGGCTGCGCTACGGCGCGCCCGAGAGCCTCGCCTACTACATGTACCAGTCGCCGAAGTCGGCCAAGCGGCTCTATTTCGACGTCATCCCGAAGGCGACGGACGAGTACCTGCAGCAGCTCGACGCCTTCAACCGCGTCCGGGCGCAGTCGGACACGCCGGCGATCGACAATCCGGCCTGGCACGTCCATCGCGGCGCGCCGCCGGAAAAGGGCTCGCCGCTCTCGTTCTCGCTGCTGCTGAACCTGGTTTCGGCGGCCGACGCCTCGACCAAGGAGATCCTCTGGGCGTTCATCAGCCGCTACATGCCGGGCGCGACCCCGGAGACCGAGCCCATGCTCGACCGGCTGGTGGGCTATGCGATCAACTACTACGAGGACTTCGTGAAGCCCTCGAAGAAGTTCCGCAGCCCCGACGCCAAGGAGCGGGCGGCGATGGAGGACCTAGTCGTGCGGTTCAAGGCCCTGCCGGCCGACGCCGACGCCGAGGTCATCCAGAACGAGGTGTTCGAGGCGGGCAAGGCCGCCGGCTTCGAGCCGCTGCGCGCCTGGTTCCAGGCGCTCTATGAAGTCCTGCTGGGCCAGAGCCAGGGGCCGCGCTTCGGCTCCTTCGCAGCGATCTTCGGGCTGGAGCGCACGGTCGCCCTCATCGAAAGCGCGCTGGCTGGGGAATTGGTCGCCGCCTAA
- a CDS encoding SDR family NAD(P)-dependent oxidoreductase, with amino-acid sequence MRLEAKTAIVVGAGQTPGETIGNGRAIALLLAREGADVLCVDRVVERAEETAAMIVAEGGRAAAHGADITKAADCEAIVQAARLRFGRIDIVVNNVGIGGGGDGPAHRLTEDAFDRIMTVNLKGAWQVTKAVLPTLREQGAGAIVNISSLASIAGGNQVAYEMSKAAVNRLTTSVAQANASKGVRCNAVAMGLLDTPMAVAGIAAASDQEQQAVRDARNARVPLGGKMGTAWDTAYAALFLASDEARFITGTVLFVDGGMSSRIG; translated from the coding sequence ATGCGGCTGGAGGCGAAGACCGCCATCGTCGTCGGCGCGGGCCAGACGCCGGGCGAGACCATCGGCAACGGACGGGCCATCGCCCTGCTGCTGGCGCGGGAAGGGGCGGACGTGCTCTGCGTCGATCGGGTGGTCGAGCGGGCCGAGGAAACCGCGGCGATGATCGTCGCCGAAGGCGGCCGGGCCGCGGCACATGGCGCCGACATCACCAAGGCCGCGGACTGCGAGGCCATCGTCCAGGCCGCCAGGCTTCGCTTCGGCCGCATCGACATCGTGGTGAACAATGTCGGGATCGGCGGCGGCGGCGATGGCCCCGCCCATCGCCTGACCGAGGACGCCTTCGACCGCATCATGACCGTGAACCTGAAAGGCGCCTGGCAGGTGACCAAGGCGGTCCTCCCCACCCTGCGCGAGCAAGGCGCGGGAGCCATCGTCAACATCTCGTCCCTGGCCTCCATCGCCGGCGGCAATCAGGTCGCCTACGAGATGTCCAAGGCCGCCGTGAACCGGCTGACCACCAGCGTCGCCCAAGCCAACGCCAGCAAGGGCGTGCGCTGCAACGCCGTCGCCATGGGACTGCTCGACACGCCCATGGCCGTCGCCGGCATCGCCGCGGCGAGCGACCAGGAGCAGCAGGCCGTCCGCGACGCCCGTAACGCCCGCGTCCCCCTCGGCGGCAAGATGGGCACGGCCTGGGACACCGCCTATGCGGCCCTGTTCCTGGCCTCCGACGAGGCGAGGTTCATCACCGGCACGGTGCTGTTCGTCGACGGCGGGATGTCCAGCCGGATCGGGTGA
- a CDS encoding carboxymuconolactone decarboxylase family protein, producing the protein MRLTKPRIAPVQDADLTDEQKEILAPMGDRVLNIFRTMVQAPRAAKGFLAWGNYVLSKRNDLPPREREIVILRIGYLCRSGYEWTQHTPIGIRAGLTEAEVTRIKQGPDAPGWSPADQALLRASDELHRDQFITDATWTALKAHFSDKQCMDVVFTAGQYTQVSMILNSFGVQLDAGQTLDPDLKGY; encoded by the coding sequence ATGCGCCTCACCAAGCCCAGGATCGCGCCGGTTCAGGACGCCGACCTCACCGACGAGCAGAAGGAGATCCTGGCGCCGATGGGCGATCGGGTGCTGAACATCTTCCGCACCATGGTCCAGGCGCCACGGGCGGCGAAAGGGTTCCTGGCCTGGGGCAACTACGTGCTCTCCAAGCGGAACGACCTGCCGCCGCGCGAGCGGGAGATCGTCATCCTGCGCATCGGCTATCTCTGCCGCTCCGGCTACGAGTGGACGCAGCACACGCCGATCGGCATCCGCGCCGGGCTGACCGAGGCGGAGGTGACGCGCATCAAGCAAGGTCCGGATGCGCCCGGCTGGAGCCCCGCGGACCAGGCCCTGCTGCGGGCCAGCGACGAGTTGCACCGCGACCAGTTCATCACAGACGCGACCTGGACCGCGCTGAAGGCCCACTTCAGCGACAAGCAGTGCATGGACGTGGTGTTCACCGCCGGCCAGTACACCCAGGTCTCGATGATTCTGAACTCGTTCGGGGTGCAGCTCGACGCCGGCCAGACCCTCGACCCCGACCTGAAGGGCTACTGA